In one Aeromicrobium wangtongii genomic region, the following are encoded:
- a CDS encoding MFS transporter, with the protein MTAGTVRLASTQGRWLLAAMILGSGMAFLDGSIVGLALPAMNTDLDAGAAGVQWIVNAYTLTLAALILVGGSLGDRLGRRKVFATGVAGFAAASILCALAPTIEVLIAARGLQGIGAALLTPGSLAIISASFAPEDRGPAIGMWSGLAGVTTAIGPLVGGWLVDTTGWRGIFWINVPLAALVVWIAVRHVPETVGEQEPIDYGGAALTAVGLATLTYGLVAESWPWIAGGIVLLAVFVLHQRMAPHALVPLSLFADRVFTAANICTFAIYGALAASSFLLVQQLQYVSGFSPLVAGLASVPMTIIMLLFSSRAGRLGARIGPRWPMTIGPLIAAIGLLLMLRIGDDASFWTDVLPASIVFGAGITVLVAPLTTAVLAAAPMAQTGIASGINNAVARTASLLAVAAIPPIAGIAGRDFADPDVFGPGFRTGTLICVGMLVVAAACAAGLIHGRAVSPEALQAEGGPEAA; encoded by the coding sequence ATGACCGCGGGCACGGTCCGGCTGGCCAGCACGCAGGGACGCTGGCTGCTGGCCGCCATGATTCTGGGCTCCGGGATGGCCTTCCTGGACGGCTCGATCGTCGGTCTGGCGCTGCCGGCCATGAACACCGACCTGGATGCCGGGGCGGCCGGCGTGCAGTGGATCGTCAACGCCTACACGCTGACGCTCGCCGCGCTGATCCTGGTCGGCGGCTCGCTCGGTGACCGGCTGGGCCGCCGCAAGGTGTTCGCCACTGGTGTCGCAGGATTCGCCGCCGCCTCGATCCTGTGCGCGCTGGCCCCCACGATCGAGGTGCTGATCGCGGCCAGAGGCCTGCAGGGCATCGGCGCGGCGCTGCTGACCCCGGGCAGCCTGGCGATCATCTCGGCGTCGTTCGCGCCGGAGGACCGGGGTCCGGCGATCGGGATGTGGTCCGGGCTGGCCGGCGTCACGACCGCGATCGGCCCGCTGGTCGGCGGGTGGCTCGTCGACACCACGGGGTGGCGTGGCATCTTCTGGATCAACGTCCCGCTGGCCGCGCTCGTGGTGTGGATCGCGGTCCGGCACGTGCCCGAGACCGTGGGGGAGCAGGAGCCGATCGACTACGGCGGCGCCGCACTGACGGCGGTGGGCCTGGCGACGCTGACCTACGGCCTCGTGGCGGAGTCGTGGCCCTGGATCGCCGGGGGAATCGTGCTGCTGGCGGTGTTCGTCCTGCACCAACGGATGGCTCCGCACGCCCTGGTGCCGCTGAGCCTGTTCGCCGACCGGGTCTTCACCGCCGCCAACATCTGCACGTTCGCGATCTACGGGGCGCTGGCGGCGTCCAGCTTCCTGCTGGTGCAACAGCTGCAGTACGTGTCGGGCTTCTCGCCGCTCGTCGCGGGACTGGCCAGCGTGCCGATGACGATCATCATGCTGCTGTTCTCGTCCCGGGCAGGGCGGCTCGGCGCACGGATCGGTCCGCGCTGGCCGATGACGATCGGGCCCCTGATCGCCGCGATCGGCCTGCTGCTGATGTTGCGCATCGGCGATGATGCGAGCTTCTGGACCGATGTGCTGCCGGCCTCCATCGTGTTCGGCGCCGGCATCACGGTGCTCGTCGCGCCGCTGACGACGGCCGTGCTCGCGGCGGCGCCGATGGCGCAGACCGGCATCGCCTCGGGCATCAACAACGCCGTCGCCCGCACGGCGTCCCTGCTGGCCGTCGCCGCGATCCCACCGATAGCCGGCATCGCCGGGCGCGACTTCGCCGATCCGGACGTCTTCGGCCCGGGCTTTCGCACCGGCACCCTCATCTGCGTGGGGATGCTGGTCGTGGCCGCGGCCTGTGCCGCCGGCCTGATCCACGGTCGGGCCGTGAGCCCGGAGGCCCTGCAGGCCGAGGGGGGACCCGAGGCCGCCTAG
- a CDS encoding N-acetylmuramoyl-L-alanine amidase, with the protein MGTRAARAAAVVVGIALASGLVPSAVAAEGDAVAKPRPVADCPPQLGCEWLPAPYEKADPDDPDSTGDYGNHSIADRTGPGGPKLKYIVIHDTEGSYDGSVRLAQDPAYLAWNYTIRSGDGHIAQHLDAKDIGWHAGNWYVNMHSIGIEHEGKAGTGGWYTEAMYRQSAALVRYLAKKYGIPLNPAHIIGHDQVPGATMGATRGSHWDPGPFWDWEHYFDLLGAPIGGKKSRAGAVRVGDVVTVRPGYDGNPNTLTQCEEQSPGSGPCWPGAPTNFAALHQAPDELSPLAKDVGSHPTGSADGTTAVNDVSARAQAGTRLVVAAKQGEWVQVAWAGELAWIHNPSSRPVLVRTARPTVTVRPGLPSAPVYGRAYPEATAYRSPAGRPLATPVEYTLKPGQQYVLTDRKVVTDVYGAGTFDGTRPGDRTVVGGRDVYYQVAVAHRILFVRAADVEVHEPAVIVRRARPTVSGQRWVGGRLTARPGVWSGGTVTLRFRWLRDGRPIPGASSAAYTPTPQDVGHRLRFSVTASSVNADDVRATSKAVRILR; encoded by the coding sequence ATGGGTACTCGCGCTGCACGCGCTGCGGCTGTCGTGGTCGGCATCGCACTGGCCTCGGGGCTGGTGCCGAGCGCCGTGGCTGCCGAGGGTGACGCCGTGGCGAAGCCCCGGCCGGTGGCGGACTGCCCGCCGCAGCTCGGCTGCGAGTGGCTGCCCGCCCCGTACGAGAAGGCCGACCCGGACGATCCGGACTCGACGGGCGACTACGGCAACCACTCCATCGCCGACCGCACCGGCCCGGGCGGACCGAAGCTGAAGTACATCGTCATCCACGACACAGAGGGCAGCTACGACGGCTCGGTGCGGCTGGCCCAGGACCCGGCGTACCTGGCGTGGAACTACACGATCCGCTCGGGCGACGGCCACATCGCGCAGCACCTGGACGCCAAGGACATCGGCTGGCACGCCGGCAACTGGTACGTCAACATGCACTCGATCGGCATCGAGCACGAGGGCAAGGCCGGCACCGGGGGCTGGTACACCGAGGCGATGTACCGGCAGTCGGCCGCGCTGGTGCGGTACCTGGCCAAGAAGTACGGCATCCCACTCAACCCGGCCCACATCATCGGCCACGACCAGGTGCCCGGCGCCACGATGGGCGCGACCCGGGGCTCGCACTGGGATCCGGGGCCGTTCTGGGACTGGGAGCACTACTTCGACCTGTTGGGGGCACCGATCGGTGGGAAGAAGTCGCGGGCCGGGGCGGTGCGGGTCGGCGACGTGGTGACGGTCCGGCCCGGATACGACGGCAACCCGAACACGCTGACGCAGTGCGAGGAGCAGTCGCCGGGTTCCGGCCCGTGCTGGCCGGGCGCGCCGACGAACTTCGCCGCGCTGCACCAGGCGCCCGACGAGCTGTCCCCGCTGGCCAAGGACGTGGGCTCCCACCCGACCGGGAGCGCCGACGGGACGACGGCGGTCAACGACGTCAGCGCCCGCGCGCAGGCCGGCACCCGGCTGGTGGTCGCGGCGAAGCAGGGCGAGTGGGTGCAGGTCGCGTGGGCCGGTGAGCTGGCGTGGATCCACAACCCGTCGTCCCGGCCGGTGCTGGTCCGGACGGCGCGTCCCACGGTGACGGTCAGGCCGGGCCTGCCCAGCGCTCCGGTCTACGGTCGTGCGTATCCCGAGGCGACGGCCTACCGGTCGCCCGCCGGACGGCCGCTGGCGACGCCGGTGGAGTACACGCTCAAGCCCGGCCAGCAGTACGTCCTGACCGACCGCAAGGTCGTCACCGACGTCTACGGCGCCGGGACGTTCGACGGCACGCGCCCGGGGGACCGCACCGTCGTCGGGGGCCGCGACGTCTACTACCAGGTGGCTGTCGCGCACCGGATCCTCTTCGTGCGTGCTGCGGACGTCGAAGTGCACGAGCCGGCCGTGATCGTGCGCCGTGCCCGTCCGACGGTGTCGGGCCAGCGATGGGTCGGTGGACGGTTGACCGCCCGTCCCGGTGTGTGGTCGGGCGGGACGGTCACGCTGCGGTTCCGCTGGTTGCGTGACGGGCGGCCGATCCCGGGCGCCAGCTCAGCGGCCTACACCCCGACCCCGCAGGATGTCGGCCATCGCCTGCGCTTCTCCGTGACGGCATCGTCGGTCAATGCCGACGACGTCCGCGCGACGTCCAAGGCGGTGCGGATCCTGCGCTGA
- a CDS encoding 4a-hydroxytetrahydrobiopterin dehydratase, producing the protein MTPFSDDQIETALTGLPGWSQEGEAIVKSYEFADFDAAIAFINRASGCINELDHHPEWTNVYNRVDIRLLSHDAGGVTNRDVQLARILERLAAAS; encoded by the coding sequence ATGACCCCGTTCAGCGATGACCAGATCGAAACCGCTCTCACCGGACTGCCCGGGTGGTCGCAGGAGGGCGAGGCGATCGTGAAGTCGTACGAGTTCGCCGATTTCGACGCCGCGATCGCCTTCATCAACCGGGCGTCGGGCTGCATCAACGAGCTGGATCACCACCCGGAGTGGACCAATGTCTACAACCGGGTCGACATCCGGTTGCTGAGCCACGACGCCGGCGGAGTGACCAACCGCGACGTGCAGCTGGCACGCATCCTCGAGCGGCTCGCGGCCGCCAGCTGA
- a CDS encoding vitamin K epoxide reductase family protein, with protein MTDQLVAEHSEPDTYEPVDRGLGWLLTIGGAIGLFSAAMLVIEKIEFLKDPDKALGCDINAFVSCGGVINTPEASVFGFPNPLMGVVGFAIVATLGVLMIAKVQLPDFVWLGLQAGALFGVGFITWLQTQSIYDIQKLCPWCMVVWTVMIAIFVWLTARNLREFLPGNPVSRFVSDWTLLINVLWYVVVIAAIWFQFGSDLWA; from the coding sequence ATGACCGACCAGCTGGTGGCAGAGCACTCCGAGCCCGACACGTACGAACCGGTCGACCGTGGACTCGGCTGGCTGCTGACGATCGGCGGTGCGATCGGCCTGTTCTCGGCCGCGATGCTGGTCATCGAGAAGATCGAGTTCCTCAAGGACCCCGACAAGGCCCTCGGGTGCGACATCAACGCCTTCGTCAGCTGTGGCGGTGTCATCAACACCCCCGAGGCATCGGTCTTCGGCTTCCCCAACCCGCTGATGGGTGTCGTCGGCTTCGCGATCGTGGCGACCCTCGGGGTGCTGATGATCGCCAAGGTGCAGCTGCCGGACTTCGTCTGGCTGGGGCTCCAGGCCGGCGCCCTGTTCGGCGTCGGGTTCATCACCTGGCTGCAGACGCAGAGCATCTACGACATCCAGAAGCTCTGCCCGTGGTGCATGGTCGTGTGGACGGTCATGATCGCGATCTTCGTGTGGCTCACCGCCCGCAACCTGCGCGAGTTCCTGCCGGGCAACCCCGTCTCGCGCTTCGTCAGCGACTGGACGCTGCTGATCAACGTGCTCTGGTACGTCGTGGTGATCGCGGCGATCTGGTTCCAGTTCGGCTCCGACCTCTGGGCCTGA
- a CDS encoding DNA-formamidopyrimidine glycosylase family protein, with translation MVMPEGDTVWRTAHRLHDALAGQELLCTDFRVPAFATVDLSGEVVDEVVSRGKHLLIRTGQHSIHSHLKMEGAWHLYRHGTDWRRPGHSARAVLENAQWQAVGYSLGILEVLDLDDEESAVGHLGPDLLGPDWDLDEAVRRTSADQQRPVFLALLDQRNLAGFGNEYVNELLFIQGLRPTRPVGEVADLRRVISRGQRMLDVNKSRIDRSFTGSARTGEERWVYGRERSRCRRCGTRIQTGQLGDRPTAERNTFWCPHCQT, from the coding sequence ATGGTCATGCCGGAGGGTGACACCGTCTGGCGCACGGCCCACCGCCTGCATGATGCGCTGGCCGGCCAGGAGCTGCTGTGCACCGACTTCAGGGTGCCGGCGTTCGCGACCGTCGACCTGTCCGGGGAGGTCGTCGACGAGGTCGTCAGCCGCGGCAAGCACCTGCTGATCCGCACCGGGCAGCACTCGATCCACTCGCACCTGAAGATGGAGGGCGCCTGGCACCTCTACCGCCACGGCACCGACTGGCGCCGGCCCGGGCACTCGGCGCGCGCCGTCCTGGAGAACGCGCAGTGGCAGGCCGTGGGCTACTCGCTGGGCATCCTGGAGGTGCTCGACCTCGACGACGAGGAGTCCGCCGTCGGCCACCTCGGCCCCGATCTGCTCGGCCCCGACTGGGACCTGGACGAGGCGGTCCGCCGCACCTCCGCCGACCAGCAGCGACCGGTCTTCCTCGCGCTGCTGGACCAGCGCAATCTCGCCGGATTCGGCAACGAGTACGTCAACGAGCTCCTGTTCATCCAGGGGCTGCGGCCCACCCGCCCGGTCGGCGAGGTCGCCGACCTGCGCCGCGTCATCTCCCGCGGCCAGCGGATGCTCGACGTCAACAAGTCGCGCATCGACCGCTCGTTCACCGGCAGCGCGCGCACCGGCGAGGAGCGTTGGGTCTACGGCCGGGAGCGCAGCCGCTGCCGCCGGTGCGGCACCCGCATCCAGACCGGCCAGCTCGGCGACCGGCCGACCGCCGAGCGCAACACGTTCTGGTGCCCGCACTGCCAGACGTGA
- a CDS encoding ATP-dependent helicase codes for MTDALDAFAPATRAWFSESFDGPTPAQKGAWRGVQGDAHVLVVAPTGSGKTLAAFLSAIDRLMHAGDPAADDEPGTRVLYISPLKALAVDVERNLRSPLVGITQAAARRGDTFREVTVGVRSGDTSQRDRRALVTHPPDILITTPESLFLMLTSAARETLRTVDTVIIDEIHAVAGTKRGAHLAVSLERLDALLTAPARRIGLSATVRPHDEVARFLAGSARVQVVAPEAATRLALEVEVPVDDMTQIPGVSRDEGSAARALEDDQPRGSIWPHVEGAVMHRVLEHRSTIIFVNSRGVAERLTARLNEAYADHLGLEVDAAPGRSPAQLMGGSAQSRPAPADGSAPVLARAHHGSVSKEQRALIEDELKSGRLRCVVATSSLELGIDMGAVDLVIQVSSPPSVASGLQRVGRAGHQVGEISQGVMYPTSRPDLLGATVTTARMQQGLIERLDVPANPLDILAQQTVAATALEPLDVEEWFDTVRRSAPFATLPRSAYDATLDLLSGRYPSDEFAELRPRLVWDRDAGTITGRPGAQRLAVTSGGTIPDRGMFGVYLAAGTEEAGPRKVGELDEEMVYESRINDVFALGATSWRILEITHDRVNVVPAFGQPARLPFWKGDAIGRPYELGEAIGAFVREASALTPDVLAERTAALGLDRRAADNLGAYLRDQKEATGQVPSDRTLLVERFRDELGDWRVVLHSPFGRRVHAPWALAVGARIVERYGMDGSVVASDDGIVARIPDTETEPPGAELFVFDTDELDTIVTAEVGSSALFASRFRECASRALLLPRRNPGSRAPLWQQRQRSAQLLDVARKYPTFPILLETARECLQDVYDLPSLTALSKRLASREVQIAEVTTERASPFAQNLLFGYVAAFLYEGDTPLAERRASALMLDPTLLAELLGRAELRELLDPTVLERTELELQRLTDDRLAKDVEGVADLLRLLGPLSTDEVRARVQPDLADHVPTWLAELQDARRVIEVAMAGDVRWAVVEDAGRLRDALGVVVPLGVSEAYLEVVADPLLDLVSRHTRTHGPFTSADVAQRFGIGVAVADQVLRRLSRDGRLTEGEFRPQATGSEWVEPGVLRRLRSRSLAAARHQVEPVDPLTFARFLPGWQGVGGTIRGAEGVLATIDQLAGLALPASAWESLVLPARVRDYSPGMLDELTSAGEVVWSGAGTLPGNDGWVQLHPADFVVRAAGAQAVDPPDPDSLQAAVAEALDGGGAFLFRQLVESLAAQRPDGADHAEVAKALWDLVWSGRVSNDTFAPVRTLVGRGGAHRTSRPAPRARLHGRRVRSPRVASQGPPTVSGRWFTLTETAGDSTSLQLARTEALVGRYGVVTRGSVMAEQTPGGFAAVYRVLRELEQTGAVLRGYYVETLGAAQFGAPATVDRMRAFVLEDDRPTDAPALTLAATDPANPYGAALPWPERAADDEGTRHRPARKAGSIVVLHDGRLVLYLERGGKKALVFDDDPARLAAAARSLVATVRARRIHRLAIESAGGQPVAGSPLGEALLEAGFERSIKGVRLDA; via the coding sequence ATGACCGACGCGCTGGATGCCTTCGCCCCCGCGACGCGCGCCTGGTTCAGCGAGTCCTTCGACGGCCCGACCCCCGCCCAGAAAGGCGCCTGGCGTGGCGTGCAGGGCGACGCGCACGTGCTCGTCGTCGCACCCACCGGTTCCGGCAAGACGCTGGCGGCCTTCCTGTCGGCGATCGACCGGCTGATGCACGCCGGCGACCCGGCCGCCGACGACGAGCCAGGCACCCGGGTGCTGTACATCTCCCCGCTGAAGGCGCTCGCTGTCGACGTCGAGCGCAATCTGCGCTCCCCGCTGGTCGGCATCACCCAGGCCGCGGCCCGGCGCGGCGACACCTTCCGCGAGGTCACGGTCGGCGTCCGGTCGGGCGACACCTCGCAGCGCGACCGCCGGGCCCTGGTGACGCATCCGCCCGACATCCTGATCACGACCCCCGAGTCGCTGTTCCTGATGCTCACCTCCGCCGCCCGCGAGACGCTGCGGACCGTCGACACGGTCATCATCGACGAGATCCACGCCGTCGCCGGCACCAAGCGCGGCGCCCACCTGGCAGTCTCCCTGGAGCGCCTCGACGCGCTGCTGACCGCGCCGGCCCGGCGGATCGGGCTGAGCGCCACCGTGCGCCCGCACGACGAGGTCGCCCGCTTCCTGGCCGGCTCGGCCCGGGTCCAGGTCGTGGCGCCCGAGGCGGCGACCCGCCTGGCCCTCGAGGTCGAGGTCCCGGTCGACGACATGACCCAGATCCCCGGGGTGTCCCGCGACGAGGGCAGCGCGGCGCGCGCCCTGGAGGACGATCAGCCCCGCGGCAGCATCTGGCCCCACGTGGAGGGTGCTGTCATGCACCGGGTGCTCGAGCACCGCTCGACGATCATCTTCGTCAACTCCCGCGGTGTCGCCGAGCGCCTGACGGCCCGTCTCAACGAGGCCTACGCCGATCACCTGGGCCTCGAGGTCGACGCAGCCCCCGGCCGCTCCCCCGCGCAGCTCATGGGCGGCAGCGCGCAGAGCCGTCCCGCACCCGCCGACGGCAGCGCGCCCGTGCTGGCCCGCGCGCACCACGGCTCGGTCAGCAAGGAGCAGCGCGCGCTCATCGAGGACGAGCTGAAGTCGGGGCGGCTGCGCTGCGTCGTGGCCACGTCGAGCCTCGAGCTGGGCATCGACATGGGCGCGGTCGACCTGGTCATCCAGGTGTCGTCCCCGCCATCGGTCGCCAGCGGGCTGCAGCGGGTCGGCCGGGCCGGTCACCAGGTCGGTGAGATCTCCCAGGGGGTGATGTACCCGACGTCGCGGCCCGATCTGCTGGGCGCGACGGTCACCACCGCACGGATGCAGCAGGGGCTGATCGAGCGGCTCGACGTCCCCGCGAACCCGCTGGACATCCTGGCCCAGCAGACGGTCGCCGCGACGGCCCTGGAGCCGCTGGACGTCGAGGAGTGGTTCGACACGGTGCGCCGCAGCGCCCCGTTCGCCACCCTGCCGCGGTCGGCGTACGACGCGACCCTCGACCTGTTGTCGGGCCGCTACCCGTCCGACGAGTTCGCCGAGCTGCGCCCCCGCCTGGTGTGGGACCGCGACGCGGGCACCATCACCGGGCGGCCCGGCGCCCAGCGGCTGGCCGTCACCAGCGGCGGGACGATCCCCGATCGCGGCATGTTCGGGGTCTACCTCGCCGCCGGCACCGAGGAGGCAGGGCCCCGCAAGGTCGGAGAGCTCGACGAGGAGATGGTCTACGAGTCGCGCATCAACGACGTCTTCGCGCTCGGCGCGACCAGCTGGCGCATCCTGGAGATCACCCACGACCGGGTCAACGTCGTGCCCGCCTTCGGGCAGCCCGCCCGGCTGCCGTTCTGGAAGGGCGATGCGATCGGCCGTCCCTACGAGCTCGGCGAGGCGATCGGCGCCTTCGTCCGCGAGGCATCCGCGCTGACCCCCGACGTGCTCGCCGAACGCACCGCGGCGCTGGGCCTGGACCGGCGGGCCGCCGACAACCTCGGCGCCTATCTGCGCGACCAGAAGGAGGCGACCGGTCAGGTGCCGTCCGACCGCACCCTGCTGGTCGAGCGCTTCCGCGACGAGCTCGGCGACTGGCGGGTCGTCCTGCACTCCCCCTTCGGCCGGCGGGTGCACGCTCCTTGGGCCCTGGCGGTCGGCGCCCGGATCGTCGAGCGGTACGGCATGGACGGATCGGTCGTGGCCAGCGATGACGGCATCGTCGCGCGCATCCCCGACACCGAGACCGAGCCGCCGGGCGCCGAGCTGTTCGTGTTCGACACCGACGAGCTCGACACGATCGTGACCGCCGAGGTCGGCAGCTCGGCACTGTTCGCGTCCCGCTTCCGGGAGTGCGCCTCCCGCGCGCTGCTGCTGCCACGACGCAATCCGGGCTCGCGCGCCCCGCTGTGGCAGCAGCGGCAGCGGTCCGCCCAGCTGCTCGACGTGGCCCGCAAGTACCCGACCTTCCCGATCCTGCTCGAGACGGCCCGCGAGTGCCTGCAGGACGTCTACGACCTGCCGTCCCTCACCGCGCTGTCGAAGCGCCTGGCGTCCCGCGAGGTGCAGATCGCCGAGGTCACCACCGAGCGGGCCTCCCCGTTCGCCCAGAACCTGCTGTTCGGCTACGTCGCGGCCTTCCTCTACGAGGGCGACACGCCGCTGGCCGAGCGCCGCGCCTCCGCGCTGATGCTCGACCCGACGTTGCTGGCCGAGCTGTTGGGCCGGGCCGAGCTGCGCGAGCTGCTCGACCCGACGGTGCTCGAGCGCACCGAGCTGGAGCTGCAGCGGCTCACCGACGACCGGCTCGCCAAGGACGTCGAGGGCGTCGCCGACCTGCTGCGCCTGCTGGGTCCGCTGTCCACCGACGAGGTGCGGGCGCGCGTCCAGCCTGACCTGGCCGATCACGTCCCCACCTGGCTGGCCGAGCTGCAGGACGCCCGCCGGGTCATCGAGGTGGCGATGGCCGGCGACGTGCGCTGGGCCGTCGTCGAGGACGCCGGACGGCTGCGCGATGCGCTCGGCGTCGTGGTGCCGCTAGGCGTCTCCGAGGCGTACCTCGAGGTCGTGGCAGACCCGCTGCTCGACCTGGTGTCGCGGCACACCCGCACCCACGGGCCGTTCACCAGCGCCGACGTGGCGCAGCGCTTCGGGATCGGCGTCGCCGTCGCCGACCAGGTCCTGCGCCGGCTGTCCCGCGACGGCCGCCTCACCGAGGGCGAGTTCCGCCCGCAGGCCACCGGCAGCGAGTGGGTCGAGCCCGGTGTGCTGCGACGGCTCCGCTCGCGCTCGCTGGCGGCAGCCCGCCACCAGGTCGAGCCGGTCGACCCCCTGACGTTCGCGCGCTTCCTGCCCGGCTGGCAGGGCGTCGGCGGCACCATCCGCGGTGCCGAGGGCGTCCTGGCCACGATCGACCAGCTCGCCGGCCTGGCCCTGCCCGCCTCCGCCTGGGAGTCCCTCGTCCTGCCCGCCCGCGTCCGCGACTACTCCCCCGGGATGCTCGACGAGCTGACGTCCGCCGGTGAGGTGGTGTGGTCCGGGGCCGGCACCCTCCCCGGCAACGACGGCTGGGTGCAGCTGCACCCGGCCGACTTCGTGGTGCGCGCGGCCGGCGCGCAGGCCGTCGACCCGCCCGACCCCGACTCCCTGCAGGCAGCGGTCGCCGAGGCTCTCGACGGTGGCGGCGCGTTCCTCTTCCGCCAGCTGGTCGAGTCCCTGGCCGCGCAGCGACCCGACGGTGCCGACCACGCGGAGGTCGCCAAGGCGCTGTGGGACCTCGTCTGGTCCGGGCGGGTCAGCAACGACACCTTCGCCCCGGTCCGGACGCTGGTCGGGCGCGGTGGCGCCCACCGGACGTCCCGACCCGCGCCACGCGCCCGCCTGCACGGGCGCCGCGTGCGGTCGCCGCGAGTCGCGTCGCAGGGGCCGCCGACGGTCAGCGGGCGCTGGTTCACGCTCACCGAGACCGCGGGCGACTCCACGAGCCTGCAGCTGGCCCGCACCGAGGCGCTGGTGGGCCGGTACGGCGTCGTGACCCGCGGCTCGGTCATGGCCGAGCAGACACCGGGGGGCTTCGCCGCCGTCTACCGGGTCCTGCGCGAGCTGGAGCAGACCGGCGCGGTGCTGCGCGGCTACTACGTCGAGACGCTGGGCGCCGCGCAGTTCGGGGCACCGGCGACCGTCGACCGCATGCGCGCCTTCGTCCTCGAGGACGACCGGCCCACCGACGCACCCGCGCTGACGCTCGCGGCGACCGATCCGGCCAATCCCTACGGAGCGGCCCTGCCGTGGCCGGAGCGCGCAGCCGACGACGAAGGCACCCGGCACCGTCCCGCCCGCAAGGCCGGCTCGATCGTCGTGCTGCACGACGGCCGCCTGGTGCTGTACCTGGAACGCGGCGGCAAGAAGGCCCTGGTCTTCGACGACGACCCGGCCCGTCTGGCGGCTGCCGCGCGCTCGCTGGTGGCGACGGTGCGCGCACGGCGCATCCACCGTCTGGCGATCGAGTCGGCCGGCGGTCAGCCGGTGGCCGGCTCACCCCTGGGTGAGGCCCTGCTGGAGGCCGGTTTCGAGCGCAGCATCAAGGGCGTGCGGCTCGATGCCTGA
- a CDS encoding sunset domain-containing protein, whose translation MSAYTIGEIAVWLLLTAVLAFALGWMSRELVYRARSTTAPDREVEAVPTAVEEPAPVEEPEPEPEPEPEPEPEPEPEPEPEPAVVPGPHPGSALPLPGGLAPSVEHVVKVSKGSKIYHAPSSPAYARTKAAIWFTSVEAAEAAGFRKPKNG comes from the coding sequence GTGTCCGCGTACACGATCGGCGAGATCGCCGTCTGGCTGCTGCTGACCGCGGTGCTGGCCTTCGCGCTGGGCTGGATGTCCCGCGAGCTGGTCTACCGGGCGCGGTCGACGACGGCGCCGGATCGCGAGGTCGAGGCGGTGCCCACGGCGGTCGAGGAACCCGCGCCCGTCGAGGAACCCGAGCCGGAGCCCGAGCCCGAGCCGGAGCCCGAGCCCGAGCCGGAGCCCGAGCCCGAGCCCGAGCCGGCGGTCGTCCCCGGCCCTCATCCCGGGTCCGCGCTGCCCCTGCCCGGCGGCCTGGCGCCGTCGGTGGAGCACGTGGTCAAGGTCAGCAAGGGCTCGAAGATCTATCACGCGCCGTCCAGCCCCGCATATGCCCGCACCAAGGCGGCGATCTGGTTCACGAGCGTCGAGGCGGCCGAGGCGGCCGGCTTCCGGAAGCCCAAGAATGGCTAG
- a CDS encoding DUF3048 domain-containing protein, which produces MKFKLRLIVAVSAAALTLTACSSSSDDKAAKPASPDASQGTATKLVEISPLTGKALRKGRPDNPVFVVKIENTSAGAPQYGLDKADLVMEELVEGGLTRLAAFFYSSLPTKVGHVRSLRTSDIGIAGPVGGQIVASGGATGAYNKVKNAGITVFSEDAGSPGFSSDPAKYRPYNRLIDLKVVAKKAKRTKIKGPYLPWSPADAAPAPATGKTATAATVRFSPATSTGWKLDGRKWVRTNGHAAPNKDFKADTMIVVFAKVGNAGYTDPAGNPVPETVFEGKGEAMVFHGNQVDTVTWRKPSLDEALTFTAKDGTPYTIAPGKTFIELVPQGAGSVTLG; this is translated from the coding sequence ATGAAGTTCAAGCTGCGCCTGATCGTGGCGGTGTCCGCCGCCGCCCTGACCCTGACCGCCTGTTCCTCCTCGTCCGACGACAAGGCCGCCAAGCCGGCATCGCCCGATGCGTCCCAGGGCACGGCGACCAAGCTGGTCGAGATCTCCCCGCTGACCGGCAAGGCCCTGCGCAAGGGACGTCCGGACAACCCGGTGTTCGTCGTCAAGATCGAGAACACCTCGGCGGGCGCACCCCAGTACGGCCTGGACAAGGCCGACCTCGTGATGGAGGAGCTGGTCGAGGGTGGGCTGACGCGCCTGGCGGCGTTCTTCTACTCCAGCCTGCCGACCAAGGTCGGGCACGTGCGGTCGCTGCGCACCAGCGACATCGGCATCGCCGGTCCGGTGGGTGGCCAGATCGTGGCGTCCGGCGGGGCGACCGGCGCGTACAACAAGGTCAAGAACGCGGGCATCACGGTGTTCTCCGAGGATGCCGGATCCCCGGGCTTCAGCAGCGACCCCGCCAAGTACCGCCCGTACAACCGCCTGATCGACCTCAAGGTCGTCGCCAAGAAGGCCAAGCGCACCAAGATCAAGGGCCCCTACCTCCCGTGGTCGCCGGCCGACGCCGCCCCGGCGCCGGCGACCGGCAAGACCGCCACCGCGGCCACGGTGCGTTTCTCACCCGCGACCTCGACCGGCTGGAAGCTGGACGGCCGCAAGTGGGTCCGCACCAACGGCCACGCGGCGCCGAACAAGGACTTCAAGGCCGACACGATGATCGTGGTGTTCGCCAAGGTCGGCAACGCCGGTTACACGGATCCGGCGGGCAACCCCGTGCCGGAGACGGTGTTCGAGGGCAAGGGCGAGGCCATGGTGTTCCACGGCAACCAGGTCGACACCGTGACCTGGCGCAAGCCCAGCCTCGACGAGGCGCTGACCTTCACCGCCAAGGACGGCACGCCGTACACCATCGCGCCGGGCAAGACCTTCATCGAGCTGGTTCCCCAGGGCGCCGGATCGGTCACGCTGGGCTGA